The segment aaatccccacattcccaaacccccacattcccacatccccacattcccaaatccccacattcccaaacccccacattcccaaacccccacattcccaaacccccacattcccaaacccccacattcccaaatcccctcagcccccaaacccccacattcccaaacccccacattcccaaacccccacattcccaaatccccacagcccccaaacccccacattcccaaatccccacattcccaaacccccacattcccaaacccccacattcccaaatccccacattcccaaatccccacattcccaaacccccacattcccaaatccccacattcccaaatccccacattcccaaacccccacattcccaaacccccacattcccaaatccccacattccccaaatccccacattcccaaaccccctcagcccccaaatccccacattcccaaatccccacattcccaaatcccctcagcccccaaatccccacattcccaaattcccacattcccaaatccccacattcccaaatccccacattcccaaacccccacattcccaaatccccacattcccaaacccccacattcccaaatccccacattcccaaatccccacattcccaattccccacattcccacattcccaaatccccacattcccaaacccccacattcccaaacccccacagcccccaaatcccctcagcccccaaatccccacattcccaaacccccacattcccaaatccccacagccccaaaatccccacagccccaaaatccccacagccccaaaatccccacattcccaaacccccacattcccaaatccccacattcccaaatccccacattcccaaatcctctcagcccccaaatccccacattcccaaatcctctcagcccccaaatccccacattcccaaatccccacattcccaaacccccacattcccaaatccccgcattcccaaatccccacattcccaattccccacagcccccaaatccccacattcccaaacccccacattcccaaacccccacattcccaaatccccacattcccaaatcctctcagcccccaaacccccacattcccaaatcctctcagcccccaaatccccacattcccaaatccccacattcccaaacccccacattcccaaacccccacagccccaaatccccacattcccaaaccccctcagcccccaaatccccacattcccaaatcccctcagcccccaaacccccacattcccaaatccccacattcccaaacccccacattcccacatccccacattcccaaaccCCCACGTTCCCAAACCCCCACGTTCCCAAACCCCCACATTCCCAAACCcccacattcccaaatccccacagcccccaaacccccacattcccaaatccccacattcccaaatccccacattcccaaatcccctcagcccccaaatccccacattcccaaatccccacagcccccaaatccccacattcccaaacccccacagcccccaaatccccacagcccccaaatccccacattcccaaatccccacattcccaaacccccacattcccaaacccccacattcccaaaccccccaggCCAGGAAAAACCCCGAAATCCCAGTGAAATCTGTGGGAAGGCCCCAGAATTCCGGGATTTTTTTGCattcccaccttgcccaaatcccacccaaaccctTCCCCTGTGGAACATTTCCTCTCCCAAGGATTGGGATTTGTtccctccttttcttccctgGGGGAAAAGGGGCCCAAAAAGGGCTGGGAATCCAAGGAAATGCTGAAttctttgggaattctgggcTGTCCAAACCTGGCTCTTCTTGCTCAGCAGGGCCCATCCATTGGTATCgaattccttccttttcttatCCAAACTTTCCTGTTTCAGGTACTGCCTgtgggaaaaggagcaggaaaagctggaattcaTGGGAAAATGGCAATTCTGAGATTCTGCTCTGTCTGGCTGTTCCCAAAGGGATTCAGGGTTGGGATTCACAAAtcaatccccccaaaaaatctcaaattggATCAGGAGAGGCCGAAATCCCATGGGGAGAGAATTGCAGGGaagagaagaaatttttcatgtCCTGGAAAGGGAGAATGAGCCTGAAAAAGGGAGCAAAAATGACCCTAAAGGAGCCCCCATAAAATGACCCTAAAGGGACCTAAGAATGACCCTAAAAGggcccaaaaatgaccccaagaaagcccaaaaatgaccccaaaaaagaccccaaaaaagcccaaaaatgaccccaaaaaagcccaaaaaagaccccaaaaaagcccaaaactgGGTAAAGTTGGAGTTTCCAAGGCTGGGGAAGCAGGAGTGGGATTTTGCCAGGGAAGGGATTTCACTCACAGCAGGATCCTGCAGGCCTCACTGTTGATCCCTCCCATGGAATCGTAGTAGGtgatggtttttttcctgaaatccaCGACCTGCACAGagaaaaattccttaaaatggggaaaaaaaaatcaggaatgcTTTTCTTGCAAAAACAATGCAGGGTGCTTCACACCACAGGAggatttcccccccaaaaatccccgttTCCTGCTGTGTTTTTAATCCCTGAATGTCTCAATGAGccattattgttattgttattattgtttttgttattattgttgttaCTATTATTCCTCCCACGGGTTTACAACAGTTTTGCCCCATCTCTCAAGGGCCAGATCTAGGTggttttcagtgttttccctccccattcccatgCCATTTTCGCTGGAAATTACCTCTTTTCCATGGAATTAACAATTCAAGCAGGAATTAATAAATTAAGGAGGCTTTTGCTAAAGGAGCTGAAAATCCCTGCAATATcccaggagccagggcaggggatgggacaaaggaaggggaaaagtgAAATATCTGTGGCCTAAATCTCTTTAACAAGATCCTGTGGCACCAGCAGTTGGTGGGAACGAGGAAATCAGATCTTCTCAAGGGAATAAATTCCCCAAAATGACCTCCAGGCTGAATTTAAGTactaaaaaccccacaaaaagcTGGTCCTACCTTTGTATTTCCCTTTAAACTCAGATTTGAGACACAAACACAAATTTTTCCCTTCAGCGCCacccaaaaaccaacaaaatttGGGCCCTAAATCCCAAACTGAAGATTTTTTGGGATAATTCAGGCACTCACGGCCAGGCACCAGTGCACTCCCAGGTGGATGGGCACCAGGAGCAGATCCACAGAGAAAATATCCACTTTTTTTGTCCATCTTTTCACAGCTTGGTACCCTGCAGTCTTTAATTTGGTGAAGAAAAAGGTGTTGAAGGCATGGACTGCAGGCAAATCCTTGTCCTTGCTCCTCTCCATCAGCAAATTCATGTAGAAATTTATAatctagggggaaaaaaaaagggaaaacagaccaggtttttgatttttttttagtagattttaatttattttattatggtGTCTGGATTTGTGGCGCTGTGTAAAGTTAGGGAATAAAGCCCCAAAAAGGAAGATTTGCATTAAAATCTTCAAAAAACCCAGGGGGATTTGCAGTAGCTCCATTGTAGTAAAACATTCCAGAGAAAACTCGAGGATTTTTAGGAATCTGCCTTTATTTAGGTCTGTCTTTAAGATTTACTTATTGTTTCCCCTGTTCACACCAATCCCATCCTCCCACTATCATTAATTCCCCACATaaaattcaattatttttattttgcggAGCTTCCCCCACAGATTTATCAGTCCAGGGTGGAATCCCAACCCACAAACCCCCTCTGAGCACCCAACCCGACCATTTTCCCCTCCCAAGCTGCTGGAAATGGGAATTGTTTGGCTCTCACCTCGTCGTTGAGCCAGTTGAGGTTGTTGAGGGTCTGGATGTCCTTCCTGGTGATGGTCAGGCGGAAAGCCTCGCTCAGCACCTCGTCCTGGTTCCCTCCTCGGAAAAGGCTCTTGATTTCCTTCTCCATTTCCTGGGCAAAGGGCAGGTggaattcctgcttttcctgacCCCCAATACCCAAGGCTTTCATGCCCAATTGTCCCTTAAGCCATAAATTCACCAGGACGAGGGTGCAGGGCTCCATCCCCATGCCCAAACCCCAGAGTTCCCTGAAGTGAATTCCCTgaagtgaccccaaaatcccaggaattccctgaactgACCCTAAATCTcaggaattccctgaactgaccccaaaatccctaaatctcaggaattccctgaactgaccccaaaatcccaggaattccctgaactgaccccaaaatccctaaatctcaggaattccctgaactgaccccaaaatccctaaatctcaggaattccctgaactgaccccaaatcccaggaattccctgaactgaccccaaaatccctaaatctcaggaattccctgaactgaccccaaaatcccaggaattccctgaactgaccccaaaatccctaaatctcaggaattccctgaactgaccccaaatcccaggaattccctgaactgaccccaaatcccaggaattccctgaactgaccccaaaatcccaggaattccctgaactgacccaaaatcccaggaattccctgaactgaccccaaaatccctaaatctcaggaattccctgaactgaccccaaaatcccaggaattccctgaactgaccccaaaatcccaggaattccctgaactgaccccaaaatccctaaatcccaggaattccctgaactgaccccaaatcccaggaattccctgaactgaccccaaaatcccaggaattccctgaacgGACTCCAAAATCCCTAAATCTcaggaattccctgaactgacccaaaatcccaggaattacctgaactgaccccaaaatccctaaatctcaggaattccctgaactgaccccaaaatccctaaatctcaggaattccctgaactgaccccaaaatccctaaatcccaggaattccctgaactgacccaaaatcccaggaattccctgaactgaccccaaaatccctaaatctcaggaattccctgaactgaccccaaatcccaggaattccctgaactgaccccaaatcccaggaattccctgaactgaccccaaaatcccaggaattccctgaactgaccccaaaatcccaggaattccctgaactgacccaaaatccccggaattgcctgaactgaccccaaatcccaggaattccctgaactgaccccaaatcccaggaattccctgaactgaccccaaatcccaggaattccctgaactgaccccaaaatcccaggaattccctgaactgacccaaaatcccaggaattccctgaactgaccccaaaatccctaaatctcaggaattccctgaactgaccccaaaatcccaggaattccctgaactgaccccaaaatcccaggaattccctgaactgaccccaaaatccctaaatctcaggaattccctgaactgaccccaaaatcccaggaattccctgaactgaccccaaatcccaggaattccctgaactgaccccaaaatcccaggaattccctgaactgaccccaaaatcccaggaattccctgaactgaccccaaaatccctaaatctcaggaattccctgaactgaccccaaatcccaggaattccctgaactgaccccaaaatcccaggaattccctgaactgaccccaaatcccaggaattccctgaactgaccccaaaatcccaggaattccctgaactgaccccaaatcccaggaattccctgaactgaccccaaaatccctaaatctcaggaattccctgaactgaccccaaaatcccaggaattccctgaactgACCCAAAATCTcaggaattccctgaactgaccccaaaatcccaggaattccctgaactgaccccaaaatcccaggaattccctgaactgaccccaaaaatcccaggaattccctgaactgacccaaaatcccaggaattccctgaactgaccccaaatcccaggaattccctgaactgaccccaaatctcaggaattccctgaactgaccccaaatcccaggaattccctgaactgaccccaaaatccccaaatcccaggaattccctgaactgaccccaaaatcccaggaatttcctgaactgaccccaaatcccaggaattccctgaactgaccccaaaatccctaaatcccaggaattccctgaactgaccccaaatcccaggaattccctgaacggaccccaaaatctcaggaattccctgaactgacccaaaatcccaggaattccctgaactgaccccaaaatcccaggaattccctgaactgacgccaaatcccaggaattccctgaactgaccccaaaatcccaggaattccctgaactgaccccaaaatccctaaatctcaggaattccctgaactgaccccaaatcccaggaattccctgaactgaccccaaatcccaggaattccctgaagtgaccccaaaatccctaaatctcaggaattccctgaactgaccccaaatcccaggaattccctgaactgaccccaaaatccctaaatctcaggaattccctgaactgaccccaaatcccaggaattccctgaactgaccccaaatcccaggaattccctgaactgacccaaaatcccaggaattccctgaactgacccaaatcccaggaattccctgaactgaccccaaaatcccaggaattccctgaactgaccccaaatcccaggaattccctgaactgaccccaaaatcccaaaatcccaggaactCCCTGAACTGAcgccaaaatcccaggaattccctgaactgaccccaaatcccaggaattccctgaagtgaccccaaaatccctaaatctcaggaattccctgaactgacgccaaaatcccaggaattccctgaactgaccccaaatcccaggaattccctgaactgaccccaaaatccctaaatctcaggaattccctgaactgaccccaaatcccaggaattccctgaactgacgccaaaatcccaggaattccctgaactgaccccaaatcccaggaattccctgaactgaccccaaaatcccaggaattccctgaactgaccccaaatctcaggaattccctgaactgaccccaaaatcccaggaattccctgaactgaccccaaaatcccaggaattccctgaactgaccccaaaatccctaaatctcaggaattccctgaactgaccccaaaatcacccaaatcccaggaattccctgaactgaccccaaaatcccaggaattccctgaactgaccccaaatcccaggaattccctgaactgaccccaaaatccctaaatctcaggaattccctgaactgaccccaaaatcccaggaattccctgaactgaccccaaaatccctaaatctcaggaattccctgaactgaccccaaaatcccaggaattccctgaactgaccccaaatcccaggaattccctgaactgaccccaaaatccctaaatctcaggaattccctgaactgaccccaaaatcccaggaattccctgaactgaccccaaatcccaggaattccctgaactgaccccaaaatccctaaatCTCAGGAACTCCCtgaactgaccccaaatcccaggaattaCCTGAACtgacccaaaatcccaggaattccctgaactgaccccaaaatccctaaatctcaggaattccctgaactgaccccaaaatcccaggaattccctgaactgGTCTGCCTCAGTTGAGGTAGAATTCTATCTCAGTTGAGGTAGAATTGCTGCTTTTtgtgccccaaatccccaaggCTTTAACACCAAACTGATTCCCGAGCCACAGTTCCACCCTGAGGAGCGCTCAGGGCCCATCCCTGCGCCCAGGGCCCCCGGGCTCAGCCCCACCTCGGTGATCTCGGGGAAGTCGTCGTCGGCCTGGCCGGGCCGGGTGCGCTCGGGGCCCTCGGGCCCCACGGCCACCGGGATctccttctccaggggcacGCGCAGGTGCAGATCCACCAGGTCCTGCACCGAgcgctcctgctcctgcagccgcTGCGGAGgcacagagagggaaaaggagagcCTGGGAGTGATGGAACTGGGACAAACCTCCGGGATTACGGAACCAAACCTTCACAGAGCCACCCAGGCCTGTCCCCAAGTACCACGGCTgcgttttcccccatttctgtagagagctttttggattattggttagctgagaaaagacattccgatgtgataccaatggataaaggtaagagaaacaagctgagaactgagcaaccggtgcctaattactgacgaaggtcacagtgaccttctctaaaacgggaagacgggggagaaaattgcttgccaaaaaatgtagttatcccaaggtagaaaaattagaagaatgtacacatagaagcaaaataattgttaagaaatagaagtaagtgtgtttgattatagtgtgctttaaccaataatgagctcagattttgcaatatgcataagcttcattaacactaatataaaaatgtgtaagcttcattaacactaatataaaaatgtgtaagctttcaataaacttcgagatttgctattcatcgcatatggtgtgtcgcatctctcccgccgttacgacacaTTTCCCTGGATTCTGACTCCTTTTCCAAGCCCTGACCACCCTCCCAGTGACAAAATTTCCTGTAGTTTGCAATGAGAGACAatattccctcttttccttgcTGTTTATCCCAGGattgagaagaaaaaaggcctaaaaaagttgatttttcctgttttccaacTGTTTTTCCCTAACTGTCCCAGTCCAGGGTGTTTTTCCGTGTAATTCTCacctggctctggagctgcagggccaaAGCTTTCTGCTCCTCTATTTGCCTCCACCTCTCTCTGGCTCGGGAATCATAGACACTGGTcctagaaaaaaacaaaattttcatggacaaattgatttaaaaaaatcaggattttggtttttccaccccaaaaatcccaggaaaagccAGCAGGGAATATTAACTCACAGCTCTTTGATCCATAGCTCGGCCTGGAAAAAGGGGAGgctggaaagagagagaaaggagggTTGGAAGTGACCAAAAATACCAGAATTTCCCCAGAATTCCCTCATTTCCCAAATTCTCACTCTGTGTCTCTTcattgtcacctccctgtgtccctaaaaatcccccaaatccccccattTCGCACCCCTTACCTTGGAGCTGGAGTTCTGGAATCCTTGACCTTGAGCAAAATGACAGAATCTGAccctaaaaatgggaaaaaatcctggATTTCTGTCCCCGTTGATTCCTACCCCAAATATTTCCCAATCCTGAATAAATACTCCAGATTGGCCACAGAATTTAAATCCCTTTCCCAgagtttggggttatttgggatttggtttcattttgtttgggattcgggggatttttgggggtattttctTTGGGACTTTCTTGgggagttttttgggatttttttggtttttttttttagtgaatttcagatttttttgggggttttatttgtGGTCTTGTTTTATTCGAGATTTTGGCGGTTTAGGGGTCATTTTCCTGGAATTCTCAGGAATCTTTACCTTCGCTCTGTGCctcagctcctggctcctcctcCCGCTGCTGTGGGGCCGCGGAATTCCGGGGCTGGAACTCCCCAGGAAACCCTGGAGAGGGGCCcagggggggattttgggaattctggggtggctctggggaatGTGGAACAGGAGCCGGAATTTTGTGAATTTCTGGTGCCTCGGGATCATCCCTGGGAGCCTCCTTGGGCAGGGAGGGGCCAGAGCGGGGACAGCGggagctgcaaaaaaaaaatcaaaacactcaGTTAgggaaattcctgggaaaagaCTGGAAATTTGAGATTTGGGGAGAggatttagattttttttttttggggggggttagGAAAGGGGTTTTGgagaggtttggggtttgggcaGGGTCTCTGATGATTTTCAGGGATTTGCagagggttttttgggattcGAGCAGGGATTTCGAGGTTCTTTGGGATGTGGGGCAGGTttgcagggattttttgggatgctCCCGACTCACAGGTGGAAGGGGAGCAGCGGGGAGGGTTTGCAGCTGGAGAATCTCTTCCCGGTCACCATCTGCAACAGCTGCCGGTAAAtctcccgctcctcctcccgCACCGTCTGCGGGGAAAGACCACGGAAAAAACTCTTCTCAAAACCCTGGAATTCACTGATCCCAGGGATTCCCCCCAAATTCAGGGATCTGGTGGAATCCCACGAAGGCAATGCtgagaaaaacccccaaaaaaatgggatttaggGCTGGAAAACCCCAAGAATTTGGTGTTTAACCCCAGAtgtgcccccagctctgcctggacaCCCCAAGCCCACAAATCCCTGGGAtttccattcccagccctgcctggacacCCCAACCCCACAAATCCCCAGGATTTCTCAGGAtttccattcccagccctgcctggacacCCCAACCCCACAAATCCCCAGGATTTCTCAGCAtttccattcccagccctgcctggacacCCCAACCCCACAAATCCCTGGGATTTCTCAGGATTtccatgcccagccctgcctggacacCCCAAGCCCACAAATCCCTGGGATTTCTCAGGAtttccattcccagccctgcctggacacCCCAACCCCACAAACCCCTGGGATTTCTCAGGAtttccattcccagccctgcctggacacCCCAAGCCCACAAATTCTCAGGAtttccattcccagccctgcttggACACCCCAAGTCCACAAATCCCCGGGATTTCTCAGGatttccattcccagctctgcctggacaCCCCAACCCCACAAATCCCCGGGATTTCTCAGGatttccattcccagctctgcctggacaCCCCGACCCCACAAATCCCCAGGATTtccactcccagccctgcctggacacCCCAACCCCACAAACCCCTGGGATTTCTCAGGATTtccatgcccagccctgcctggacacCCCAAGCCCACAAATTCTCAGGATTtccatgcccagccctgcctggacacTCCAACCCCACAAATCCCCAGGATTTctattcccagctctgcctggacaCCCCAAGCCCACAAATCCCCAGGatttccattcccagctctgcctggacaCCCCAAGCCCACAAATCCCCAGGAtttccattcccagccctgcctggacacCCCAAGCCCACAAATTCTCAGGATTTCTCAGGatttccattcccagctctgcctggacaCCCCAAGCCCACAAACCCCTGGGATTTCTCAGGatttccattcccagctctgcctggacaCCCCAACCCCACAAATCCCCAGGATTTCTCAGGAtttccattcccagccctgcctggacaccccaaccccacaaacccccagGATTTCTCAGGAtttccattcccagccctgcctggacacCCCAACCCCACAAATCCCTGGGATTTCTCAGGatttccattcccagctctgcctggacaCCCCAAGCCCACAAATTCTCAGGAtttccattcccagccctgcctggacacCCCAACCCCACAAATCCCCAGGATTtccactcccagccctgcctggacacCCCAACCCCACAAACCCCTGGGATTTCTCAGGATTtccatgcccagccctgcctggacacTCCAACCCCACAAATCCCCAGGATTTctattcccagccctgcctggacacCCCAACCCCACAAATCCCCAGGATTTCtattcccagccctgcttggACACCCCAACCCCACAAACCCCTGGGATTTCTCAGGAtttccattcccagccctgcctggacacCCCAACCCCACAAACCCCTGGGATTTCTCAGGAtttccattcccagccctgcctggacacCCCGACCCCACAAACCCCTGGGATGCCCCAGGGTTTCCCCGTCACCTCCTCAGCCGCGCTCAGGAAGCGCCGCGGGGCCTTCTTGGGGCTGCGGCGGCTCCAGGAGGGGCTCGGGGCCGGCTTCAGGGGGAAGGAGGCTCCATGGAGGGcggattttcccccaaaagtGCTGGGGTTCCCGCTAGAAGGAGGGAAAAACACCGCGGGTTTGTTGTAAATCCTGAAAATCGGTTTAAAATCCCGAATAAAATCGCAAAAGGTTGCACGGAAGGAGAAATGAAAGGCCCCCAAATTCCAAATAAAGCCCCAAAAAATcacacacaaaaacaaaaaacaagaacccaaacccccccaattacattccccaaatcccaaataaaattaaaaaaaaaaaaaaaaaagaatcccaaTCCCTATCAAAAAATCCTCCCCCAAAtaaccaaaatcccaaattaaacccaccaaaaaaatccccccaaaaaagaaattaaaaccatcaaaaaatccccaaaataaaaccacctcAAAAAATTGTCAAATCACAAAACTCCAAAATTCCCAactaaacccccccaaaaatatcAACCAAAACCTGGAAATCTGAGATCTGCTGCACCCACCTGGAATTTTTACGGGTCTCCAGGAAGGAGCCTCGGCTCACCCTGGGCTTGGAGCTCCTCCACTGCCCATTGGCTCCTGGGAATCTTTCAGGaatttctgaggggaaaaacacTGGGAGTtcccagaaaaccccaaatttccccttctCCAGGGGTTGTTTTCAgggaaaacatccccaaacccaaaattccagaggGAAAACTCACCTGGGGTGAagctgagggagcaggaggagttcccagcagggcaggagaagctgctgagtttggggaggaaaaactgggggaaaaaaaataataggaaaatTCCAATATTTTGCTTAGAAGTGGGAAAATGCCAGGGAAGAGTCCaggaaaattacaggaaaaagGTTAGGGTGTTCCCAGGGTTGGTTGGGAATGGTGGCAGGACTTCACAATTCCCAAAATTCACAATTCCTAAAATTAATAATTCCCCAAATTTACAATTCCTGAGGTTTGCAATTCCTACCCATCACAgctccccaaactccccaaattcccaactTTTAAAGGTTACAACTCCCATATTTTGTGGAGAGAATTTATGGAGCAGCAAGAACGCAAAAACTGCTGGGAAAATCCTGAATTTCGCAGCTCCGGACCCGCGGTTGATCCCACACTTGGGCTCCCCATTCCTGGCACATTCCAGGCGGAATTCCCACGCCGGGAACGGGGAATTCCCAAAACCGGGATTGGAATTTGACTTCTGAGGTTTCCAGGCTGGGATTCCCCAGAGAAACCGCGGCTGGAAGTGCCCTAGGATTTCCTGGGATGGGGGAATTGTCCCGAATATTCCCAAATCCGCTTCCCGCCCAAATCCCGCCGTGGTTCCGTGAGGGAAGGACTTGTGGCGGCTCCGGCCCGGTGGAAACGGAGCCTGGGaacgccccggccccgcggccccccGCTCCGCACCTTG is part of the Agelaius phoeniceus isolate bAgePho1 chromosome 35, bAgePho1.hap1, whole genome shotgun sequence genome and harbors:
- the SENP1 gene encoding sentrin-specific protease 1 — its product is MRMEAREAARARPGPAFKGFGAESKFFLPKLSSFSCPAGNSSCSLSFTPEIPERFPGANGQWRSSKPRVSRGSFLETRKNSSGNPSTFGGKSALHGASFPLKPAPSPSWSRRSPKKAPRRFLSAAEETVREEEREIYRQLLQMVTGKRFSSCKPSPLLPFHLSRCPRSGPSLPKEAPRDDPEAPEIHKIPAPVPHSPEPPQNSQNPPLGPSPGFPGEFQPRNSAAPQQREEEPGAEAQSEGSDSVILLKVKDSRTPAPSLPFFQAELWIKELTSVYDSRARERWRQIEEQKALALQLQSQRLQEQERSVQDLVDLHLRVPLEKEIPVAVGPEGPERTRPGQADDDFPEITEEMEKEIKSLFRGGNQDEVLSEAFRLTITRKDIQTLNNLNWLNDEIINFYMNLLMERSKDKDLPAVHAFNTFFFTKLKTAGYQAVKRWTKKVDIFSVDLLLVPIHLGVHWCLAVVDFRKKTITYYDSMGGINSEACRILLQYLKQESLDKKRKEFDTNGWALLSKKSQEIPQQMNGSDCGMFACRYAECISKDKPINFTQQHMPYFRKRMAWEILHRKLL